One Hyalangium gracile genomic window carries:
- the kdsB gene encoding 3-deoxy-manno-octulosonate cytidylyltransferase, translated as MASPRTVAVIPARHASTRFPGKPLALIAGTPMVEHVWRRCQEAEAFDEVLVATDDERIRDAVALFGGTAVMTSPSCATGTDRVAEVARSRPGVDVWVNVQGDEPLLDPAALKVLADLFTDPDVGMGTLVRPLEAVEVPNPNVVKAVLAVNGDALYFSRAALPFIREAGHEGSVRRWAHIGLYGYRHETLLKLASLPPTPLEEAEKLEQLRALEHGLRIRCGQVHWSTVAVDVPEDVARVEAVLRSRLKG; from the coding sequence ATGGCCTCTCCCCGGACCGTCGCCGTCATCCCCGCCCGCCATGCCAGCACCCGCTTCCCTGGCAAGCCGCTCGCCCTCATCGCCGGCACTCCCATGGTGGAGCACGTCTGGCGCCGCTGCCAGGAGGCCGAGGCCTTCGACGAGGTGCTGGTGGCCACCGATGACGAGCGCATCCGCGACGCGGTGGCCCTCTTCGGAGGCACGGCGGTGATGACGAGCCCCTCGTGCGCCACGGGAACCGACCGCGTGGCGGAGGTAGCGCGCAGCCGCCCGGGCGTGGACGTGTGGGTGAACGTCCAGGGCGACGAGCCCCTGCTGGATCCCGCGGCCCTGAAGGTGCTGGCGGACCTCTTCACGGACCCCGACGTGGGCATGGGGACCCTGGTGCGCCCCCTGGAGGCGGTGGAGGTGCCCAACCCCAATGTGGTGAAGGCGGTGCTCGCGGTGAACGGGGACGCGCTCTACTTCAGCCGGGCCGCCCTGCCCTTCATCCGAGAGGCGGGCCATGAAGGCAGTGTGCGGCGCTGGGCCCACATCGGCCTGTATGGCTACCGGCATGAGACGCTGCTGAAGCTGGCCTCGCTGCCGCCCACGCCGCTGGAGGAGGCCGAGAAGCTGGAGCAGCTCCGCGCGCTGGAGCACGGCCTGCGCATCCGCTGCGGACAGGTTCACTGGAGCACAGTCGCGGTGGACGTGCCCGAGGACGTGGCCCGCGTGGAGGCCGTGCTGCGCAGCCGGCTCAAGGGCTGA
- the wecB gene encoding non-hydrolyzing UDP-N-acetylglucosamine 2-epimerase, translated as MKKVLHIVGARPNFMKAAPIHKAIAERGRLAQVLVHTGQHYDVKMSDVFFTDLGMAAPDVYLGIGSGSHAEQTARTMIELEKVFLREKPDLVSVVGDVNSTLAGALVASKMGIRISHVEAGLRSFDPRMPEEINRVVTDRLADLLLTPSQDGDANLLKEGVDPSRIHFVGNVMIDSLLASKARAEKLSTLSELGLTPGGYAVCTLHRASNVDDPKVLGGLLSALAHVSNRVPVIFPVHPRTRKMLADHGLSGMLERSPGLRLVEPMGYLEFLALTSQARLILTDSGGLQEESTALGVPCLTLRENTERPITVEQGTNLIVGTDPVRISQEADRALDGQGKKGRVPALWDGRTAQRIAELYERVLGEGSGDLRASA; from the coding sequence ATGAAGAAGGTCCTCCACATCGTCGGCGCGCGCCCCAACTTCATGAAGGCCGCGCCCATCCACAAGGCCATCGCCGAGCGCGGCCGGCTCGCCCAGGTCCTCGTCCACACCGGCCAGCACTATGACGTGAAGATGAGTGACGTCTTCTTCACGGATCTCGGCATGGCGGCGCCGGACGTGTACCTGGGCATCGGCTCGGGCAGCCACGCCGAGCAGACCGCACGCACCATGATCGAGCTCGAGAAGGTCTTCCTGCGCGAGAAGCCGGACCTCGTCTCGGTGGTGGGCGACGTCAACAGCACCCTTGCCGGCGCCCTGGTGGCCTCGAAGATGGGCATCCGCATCTCCCACGTGGAGGCGGGCCTGCGCAGCTTCGATCCGCGCATGCCGGAGGAGATCAACCGCGTCGTCACCGACCGGCTGGCGGACCTGCTGCTCACGCCGTCGCAGGACGGCGACGCCAACCTCCTCAAGGAGGGCGTGGACCCGTCGCGCATCCACTTCGTGGGCAACGTGATGATCGACTCGCTGCTGGCCTCCAAGGCCCGGGCCGAGAAGCTGTCCACGCTGTCCGAGCTGGGGCTCACGCCCGGCGGCTACGCGGTGTGCACGCTGCACCGCGCCTCCAACGTGGATGACCCGAAGGTGCTCGGCGGGCTGCTGTCCGCGCTCGCCCACGTCTCCAACCGCGTGCCCGTCATCTTCCCGGTGCACCCGCGCACGCGGAAGATGCTGGCGGACCACGGGCTGAGCGGCATGCTCGAGCGCTCGCCGGGGCTGCGCCTGGTGGAGCCCATGGGCTACCTGGAGTTCCTCGCGCTCACCTCGCAGGCCCGGCTCATCCTCACCGACTCGGGCGGGCTGCAGGAGGAGTCCACCGCGCTGGGCGTGCCGTGCCTCACGCTGCGCGAGAACACCGAGCGTCCCATCACCGTGGAGCAGGGCACCAACCTCATCGTCGGCACCGACCCGGTGCGCATCAGCCAGGAGGCGGATCGCGCGCTCGACGGACAGGGCAAGAAGGGCCGCGTGCCCGCCCTGTGGGATGGCCGCACCGCCCAGCGCATCGCCGAGCTGTACGAGCGCGTGCTGGGTGAGGGCAGCGGGGACCTGCGCGCCTCCGCCTGA
- a CDS encoding PAS domain-containing sensor histidine kinase, producing the protein MLHALLEIQSELIRGGATLPLLDRFLGLLLEHTGGAHGFLAEVRPARETGLRFPLLVSSPPTWRERLGELSSHPSLRSLLDDAISRGQPVSSSGLAALLDAPPVPGAPAPDSLWLLPLVSQGEPLGLLGLTHLQGAPDAERFPLLPAALTAGANLLLSWRREQQRRARDEAHRLEQAKLEELKQALTSVEDALWDWKLPTGELRFSRRWRALLGYSEEELKPRVSQWQRLCHPEDLPEVRQHVLAHLEGISPYFEFAYRARHKSGEWAWILSRARIVARDEQGKPVRIMGTDVDITARKNSEARLSALIRTIPDLLFRIRLDGTLVDWNEGTPEPTALPPEAFLGKKIQDLPLPRSFIELTLEKVQRVIREGTLAVYEYDLEAMDKQVRRYEARVVRGGPDEAVCIVRNISERKLVEERQVQLVRAEKLASLGQLAAGIAHEINNPVSYVTSNLRLLEQQLAELRPLLELQRELLEGAGAEDRVLSADQLSRLRALWERADVEYLLAELPEVLHESLTGTRRIKEIVQSLRSFAREDEDRPQEVDLNGELESTLRMVWNELKYKCEVKRDFGTLPPVTCYPTQITQVFTNLLVNAAQAIETQGEIRVRTWRREHEAVVEISDTGKGMTPETLARLFTPFFTTKPRGQGTGLGLSISRDIITRHGGRIEVRSEPGQGSTFTVYLPFEGGKLPKPSE; encoded by the coding sequence GTGTTGCACGCACTCCTCGAGATTCAGTCGGAGCTCATTCGAGGCGGCGCCACGCTGCCCCTGCTCGACAGGTTTCTCGGGCTGCTCCTCGAGCACACAGGCGGCGCGCACGGCTTTCTCGCGGAGGTGCGGCCGGCACGGGAGACGGGCCTCCGCTTCCCGCTCCTCGTCAGCAGCCCGCCGACCTGGAGGGAGCGCCTGGGCGAGCTGTCCTCACACCCCAGCCTGCGCTCCCTCCTGGACGACGCCATCTCGAGGGGACAGCCCGTCTCCTCCAGCGGGCTCGCGGCCCTCCTCGACGCTCCACCCGTTCCAGGCGCGCCGGCGCCCGACAGCCTCTGGCTCCTGCCGCTCGTCAGCCAGGGTGAGCCCCTGGGCCTGCTGGGCCTCACCCACCTCCAGGGTGCTCCGGATGCCGAGCGATTTCCCCTCCTCCCGGCCGCGCTGACGGCGGGGGCCAACCTCCTGCTCTCCTGGCGTCGCGAGCAGCAACGCCGGGCCCGGGACGAGGCGCACCGCCTCGAGCAGGCGAAGCTGGAGGAGCTGAAGCAGGCGCTCACGAGCGTGGAGGATGCCCTGTGGGACTGGAAGCTCCCCACCGGGGAGCTGCGCTTCAGCCGCCGCTGGCGGGCGCTGCTGGGGTACTCCGAGGAGGAGCTGAAGCCCAGGGTCTCGCAGTGGCAGCGGCTGTGCCATCCGGAGGATCTGCCCGAGGTCCGCCAGCACGTCCTCGCGCACCTGGAGGGCATCTCTCCCTACTTCGAGTTCGCCTATCGGGCGCGGCACAAGAGTGGCGAGTGGGCCTGGATCCTGAGCCGGGCCCGAATCGTGGCGCGCGACGAGCAGGGCAAGCCGGTGCGCATCATGGGCACCGACGTGGACATCACCGCCCGGAAGAACAGCGAGGCGCGGCTGAGCGCGCTTATCCGCACCATCCCGGACCTGCTCTTCCGCATCCGCCTCGACGGCACCCTCGTCGACTGGAACGAAGGAACGCCGGAGCCGACGGCGCTGCCGCCGGAGGCCTTCCTGGGCAAGAAGATCCAGGACCTGCCGCTGCCCCGGTCCTTCATCGAGCTGACGCTCGAGAAGGTCCAGCGCGTCATCCGCGAAGGGACCCTGGCCGTCTACGAGTACGACCTGGAGGCCATGGACAAGCAGGTGCGGCGGTACGAGGCGCGGGTGGTCCGCGGCGGCCCGGACGAGGCCGTCTGCATCGTGCGAAACATCTCCGAGCGCAAGCTGGTGGAGGAGCGCCAGGTCCAGCTCGTCCGAGCCGAGAAGCTGGCCTCGCTGGGGCAGCTCGCGGCGGGCATCGCCCACGAGATCAACAACCCCGTGAGCTATGTGACGAGCAACCTCCGGCTGCTCGAGCAGCAGCTCGCCGAGCTGCGCCCCCTGCTGGAGCTGCAGCGCGAGCTGCTCGAGGGGGCTGGCGCCGAGGACCGGGTGCTGTCGGCGGACCAGCTCTCGCGCCTGCGGGCGCTGTGGGAGCGCGCGGACGTGGAGTACCTGCTCGCGGAGCTGCCCGAGGTCCTCCACGAGTCCCTCACGGGCACGCGGCGCATCAAGGAGATCGTCCAGAGCCTGCGCTCGTTCGCGCGAGAGGACGAGGACCGCCCTCAAGAGGTGGACCTGAACGGAGAGCTGGAGTCCACGCTGCGCATGGTGTGGAACGAGCTGAAGTACAAGTGCGAGGTGAAGCGCGACTTCGGGACGCTGCCGCCCGTCACCTGCTACCCCACGCAGATCACCCAGGTCTTCACCAACCTGCTCGTCAACGCGGCCCAGGCCATCGAGACGCAGGGAGAGATCCGCGTCCGCACCTGGCGGCGGGAGCACGAGGCGGTGGTGGAGATCTCCGACACGGGCAAGGGGATGACGCCGGAGACGCTCGCCCGGCTCTTCACGCCGTTCTTCACCACCAAGCCCCGAGGCCAGGGCACGGGGCTGGGGCTGTCCATCAGCCGTGACATCATCACCCGCCACGGCGGGCGCATCGAGGTCCGCAGCGAGCCCGGCCAGGGCAGCACCTTCACCGTCTATCTGCCCTTCGAGGGCGGGAAGCTCCCCAAGCCCTCGGAGTGA
- a CDS encoding RluA family pseudouridine synthase — MSETRADSPPAPPSSREASEGYIDIEYVVEPNYAGWRLERYLGEKIRRLPRNRILGIIQRGLICEHRLKPSTLVYPGLTFVIRRRVTDEPDFPTEVPVVFQDDWLLVLDKPAGLPIHPTARYQNGTLVSLLRERFGERFAEPAHRLDRETSGLVVCGRSTESCRVLGRLFLSRDVHKEYLAICEGQPAEDTFVVDAPIAEGTELIRIAVRIDAVEGKQSRTRFQVVQRFTRDGEPFALLRCYPETGRQHQIRIHLQAAGFPLVGDKMYGPDPGYFDRFSKHCLEPEAWVRLRLPRHALHAAHISFTHPGSRQTVRFDAPLPADLVDFIDGRPVAMGPGTAVSAA, encoded by the coding sequence ATGAGCGAGACGAGAGCCGACAGTCCCCCAGCGCCTCCTTCCTCCCGCGAGGCGTCCGAGGGCTACATCGACATCGAGTATGTCGTGGAGCCCAACTACGCGGGGTGGCGCCTGGAGCGCTATCTCGGCGAGAAGATCCGCCGGCTGCCGCGCAACCGCATCCTGGGCATCATCCAGCGCGGCCTCATCTGCGAGCACCGGCTCAAGCCGTCCACGCTCGTCTACCCGGGCCTCACCTTCGTCATCCGCCGCCGCGTCACCGACGAGCCGGACTTCCCCACGGAGGTGCCCGTCGTGTTCCAGGATGACTGGCTCCTGGTGCTCGACAAGCCCGCGGGCCTGCCCATCCACCCCACCGCGCGCTACCAGAATGGCACCCTGGTCTCGCTGCTGCGAGAGCGCTTCGGGGAGCGCTTCGCGGAGCCCGCCCACCGGCTGGATCGCGAGACCAGTGGCCTGGTCGTCTGCGGGCGAAGCACCGAGTCCTGTCGCGTGCTGGGCCGCCTCTTCCTCTCGCGCGACGTCCACAAGGAGTACCTCGCCATCTGCGAGGGCCAACCTGCCGAGGACACCTTCGTCGTGGACGCGCCCATCGCCGAGGGCACCGAGCTGATCCGGATCGCCGTCCGCATCGATGCCGTGGAGGGCAAGCAGAGCCGCACCCGCTTCCAGGTGGTCCAGCGCTTCACCCGTGACGGCGAGCCGTTCGCCCTGCTGCGCTGCTACCCGGAGACGGGGCGCCAGCATCAGATTCGCATCCACCTGCAGGCGGCGGGCTTCCCCCTGGTGGGGGACAAGATGTACGGCCCGGACCCCGGCTACTTCGACCGCTTCAGCAAGCACTGCCTGGAGCCCGAGGCCTGGGTGCGTCTGCGCCTGCCCCGCCACGCCCTTCACGCCGCGCACATCTCCTTTACCCACCCTGGGTCACGGCAGACCGTCCGCTTCGATGCTCCGCTGCCGGCGGATCTCGTCGACTTCATCGACGGAAGGCCCGTGGCGATGGGGCCGGGCACCGCCGTCAGCGCGGCGTGA
- a CDS encoding sugar ABC transporter substrate-binding protein, protein MSTRFRTGMVVLAALVAVGAGLGVTLMKRGDSPSGSRASASEEEKRPWLVGLSLHMTTDDYGVYMSRAFQETLEAARVDSVITDARHDGQRQREDIERHIARRVDALVIVPTDDQLITQETNKAADLRIPIVAVTAMPGSRVTTTILGRDRDNGFDAGTILARKLGGQGKIMVLNTPTDLTRLTLRHEGFQDAIRGTGLQIVATRRDVSKEGCMAAVEEVLREHPDLKGIYAPFGTALIGAASAVRARDRKDIVITGIDADFEVLRLIQEGWVEATLAQYPSEHGRLAAQAALRILRGEPPLPSVDAPFKVVTRENAAAMARELWERELP, encoded by the coding sequence ATGAGTACTCGCTTCAGGACTGGGATGGTGGTGCTGGCCGCGCTGGTGGCCGTCGGGGCAGGGCTGGGAGTGACGCTGATGAAGCGGGGGGACTCCCCGTCGGGCTCCCGGGCCTCGGCCTCCGAGGAGGAGAAGCGCCCCTGGCTGGTCGGCCTGTCGCTCCACATGACGACGGACGACTACGGCGTCTACATGAGCAGGGCCTTCCAGGAGACGCTCGAGGCCGCCAGGGTCGACTCCGTCATCACCGACGCCCGGCACGATGGCCAGAGGCAGCGGGAGGACATCGAGCGGCACATCGCCCGGCGCGTCGATGCGCTGGTGATCGTCCCCACCGATGACCAGCTCATCACCCAGGAGACCAACAAGGCGGCGGACCTGCGCATCCCCATCGTCGCCGTCACCGCGATGCCCGGCTCGCGCGTCACCACCACCATCCTGGGGCGCGACCGCGACAATGGCTTCGATGCCGGGACGATCCTGGCGCGCAAGCTCGGCGGCCAGGGGAAGATCATGGTGCTCAACACGCCGACGGACCTCACCCGGCTCACCTTGCGTCATGAGGGCTTCCAGGACGCCATCCGGGGCACCGGGCTTCAGATCGTCGCCACCAGGCGGGATGTCTCCAAGGAGGGGTGCATGGCGGCGGTGGAGGAGGTACTGCGCGAGCACCCCGACCTGAAGGGCATCTACGCCCCCTTCGGCACCGCGCTCATCGGGGCCGCCTCGGCCGTCCGCGCCCGCGACCGCAAGGACATCGTCATCACCGGCATCGATGCGGACTTCGAGGTGCTGAGGCTCATCCAGGAGGGATGGGTGGAGGCCACGCTCGCGCAGTACCCGAGCGAGCACGGCCGCCTGGCCGCCCAGGCCGCCCTGCGCATCCTCCGGGGCGAGCCGCCCCTGCCCTCCGTGGATGCGCCGTTCAAGGTCGTCACGCGCGAGAACGCCGCGGCCATGGCTCGGGAGCTCTGGGAGCGCGAGCTTCCCTGA
- a CDS encoding sensor histidine kinase, whose protein sequence is MRISRKTALLSSLALLLVLGGVALYSFLRLREAMNRLDVIVREVLVASEASDEADQLLRHVTDSIVARDDASRARVNRTLSTIHGLLETFGKDAQAQEANRRLEPLRRMALTCNEHSERIFRLARDGRIPEAVVEKAALERTARFMKEDINHLVAGELIHYRGIRAELSQQAARMALLIVGATGAILLASILLVGFAYTDELRKREQLNAELEERVRARSRELELTQRQLVEAAHLAGRAEVAASVLHNVGNVLNSLNINTHQSAEDLRRLALGRVSRTGELLAQHREEPQWLREDPRGKMVPDFLQRLGQELEKERDRLVAQQLETLEHVEHIKQIIAMQNAYAGRQRLVEQLPLTELVELALRINQAALKKYAVEVVRRFDTLPEVLVEKHKVLQILVNLISNAQRALVEGRETERRLVLHLGRGKPDHWRIEVEDNGMGITPENLEKLFHFGFTTRKDGHGIGLHSCALAAQEMGGTLVARSAGAGQGASFILEVPLEHPSG, encoded by the coding sequence ATGAGGATCTCGCGCAAGACCGCCCTGCTGTCCTCGCTCGCCCTGCTGCTCGTCCTGGGCGGGGTGGCGCTCTATTCGTTCCTCCGCCTGCGCGAGGCCATGAACCGGCTGGATGTCATCGTCCGCGAGGTGCTCGTGGCCAGCGAGGCGAGCGATGAGGCCGATCAGCTGCTGCGGCACGTCACCGACTCCATCGTGGCGCGGGATGACGCGAGCCGGGCCCGGGTGAACCGCACCCTGTCGACCATCCATGGGCTGCTCGAGACCTTCGGCAAGGATGCCCAGGCCCAGGAGGCCAACCGACGCCTGGAGCCCCTGCGGCGCATGGCGCTCACCTGCAACGAGCACAGCGAGCGCATCTTCCGGCTCGCCCGGGATGGCCGCATCCCCGAGGCCGTCGTCGAGAAGGCCGCGCTGGAGCGGACCGCCCGGTTCATGAAGGAGGACATCAACCACCTGGTCGCCGGAGAGCTCATCCACTATCGCGGCATCCGCGCCGAGCTCAGCCAGCAGGCGGCGCGGATGGCGCTGCTCATCGTCGGGGCCACCGGCGCCATCCTGCTGGCGAGCATCCTGCTCGTGGGCTTCGCCTACACGGACGAGCTGCGCAAGCGCGAGCAGCTCAACGCCGAGCTGGAGGAGCGCGTCCGCGCGCGCAGCCGGGAGCTGGAGCTGACCCAGCGTCAGCTCGTGGAGGCGGCCCACCTGGCGGGCCGGGCCGAGGTGGCCGCCAGCGTGCTGCACAACGTGGGCAACGTCCTCAACAGCCTGAACATCAACACCCACCAGAGCGCGGAGGACTTGAGGCGCCTGGCGCTCGGCAGGGTGTCCCGCACCGGCGAGCTCCTGGCCCAGCACCGCGAGGAGCCCCAGTGGCTGCGAGAGGATCCGCGCGGGAAGATGGTCCCCGACTTCCTCCAGCGCCTGGGGCAGGAGCTGGAGAAGGAGCGCGATCGCCTCGTCGCCCAGCAGCTGGAGACGCTCGAGCACGTCGAGCACATCAAGCAGATCATCGCCATGCAGAACGCCTACGCCGGCCGGCAGCGGCTGGTGGAGCAGCTGCCCCTCACCGAGCTCGTCGAGCTGGCGCTGCGCATCAACCAGGCCGCGCTGAAGAAGTACGCCGTGGAGGTGGTGAGGCGCTTCGACACGCTGCCCGAGGTGCTGGTGGAGAAGCACAAGGTGCTGCAGATCCTCGTGAACCTCATCTCCAACGCCCAGCGGGCGCTGGTGGAGGGGCGCGAGACGGAGCGGCGGCTCGTCCTGCACCTGGGCCGGGGCAAGCCGGACCACTGGCGCATCGAGGTGGAGGACAACGGGATGGGCATCACCCCGGAGAACCTCGAGAAGCTCTTCCACTTCGGCTTCACGACGCGCAAGGACGGGCACGGCATCGGGCTGCACTCGTGCGCCCTGGCCGCGCAGGAGATGGGCGGCACGCTCGTGGCTCGCTCCGCGGGCGCGGGGCAGGGGGCGAGCTTCATCCTCGAGGTGCCGCTGGAGCACCCCTCCGGCTGA
- the purF gene encoding amidophosphoribosyltransferase: MCGIFGITGHPEASNLTYLGLHALQHRGQESAGIVATDGNHLRAFRSMGLVADIFTEPVLEKLPGSSAIGHVRYSTAGVSQLKNAQPLSVEYAGGQLAVAHNGNLVNARELRSSLEADGAIFQSDSDTEVVIHLIARSRQPTFEKKVIEALGKVKGAYSLLFLTQQQLVAVRDPYGFRPLVLGRLRNSYVLASETTALDLIEAEYIRELEAGEMVVIDAQGMRTLQPFAPTRLGRCIFEHVYFAKPDSVLFGTSVYESRKELGRQLAREQPAPAADLVIAVPDSGVPAAIGFSQVSGIPYDVGLIRSHYVGRTFIEPQQSIRHFGVKLKLSAVRQVLKGKRVVVVDDSIVRGTTSRKIVKMLKAAGAVEVHLRISSPPTSWPCYYGIDTPSRQELIASSHTTDEIARYVTADTLGYLSLEGLGKALGDPERGTFCTACFSGKYLAGELSPEATAQSAREQHTSEAAVAESAVATGPVVPTRPLSA; the protein is encoded by the coding sequence ATGTGCGGCATCTTCGGAATCACAGGCCATCCTGAGGCTTCCAACCTGACCTACCTGGGGCTGCACGCCCTGCAGCACCGCGGGCAGGAGTCCGCGGGCATCGTCGCCACGGACGGCAACCACCTGCGGGCCTTCCGGTCCATGGGGCTGGTGGCGGACATCTTCACCGAGCCCGTGCTGGAGAAGCTGCCGGGCAGCTCCGCGATTGGCCACGTGCGCTACTCCACGGCGGGCGTCAGCCAGCTGAAGAACGCACAGCCGCTGTCGGTGGAGTATGCCGGCGGGCAGCTGGCCGTCGCGCACAACGGCAACCTGGTGAACGCCCGCGAGCTGCGCTCCTCGCTCGAGGCGGACGGGGCCATCTTCCAGTCGGACTCGGACACCGAGGTCGTCATCCACCTCATCGCCCGCTCGCGGCAGCCCACCTTCGAGAAGAAGGTCATCGAGGCGCTGGGCAAGGTGAAGGGGGCCTACAGCCTGCTCTTCCTCACCCAGCAGCAGCTGGTGGCGGTGAGGGACCCCTACGGCTTCCGGCCGCTGGTGCTGGGGCGGCTGCGCAACAGCTACGTGCTGGCCAGCGAGACGACGGCGCTGGACTTGATTGAAGCGGAGTACATCCGCGAGCTCGAGGCCGGCGAGATGGTGGTCATCGACGCGCAGGGCATGCGGACGCTGCAGCCCTTCGCGCCGACGCGGCTGGGCCGCTGCATCTTCGAGCACGTGTACTTCGCCAAGCCGGACTCGGTGCTGTTCGGCACCAGCGTGTACGAGTCGCGCAAGGAGCTGGGGCGCCAGCTTGCGCGCGAGCAGCCCGCGCCGGCGGCGGACCTGGTCATCGCCGTGCCGGACTCGGGCGTGCCGGCGGCCATCGGCTTCTCGCAGGTGAGCGGCATCCCGTATGACGTGGGGCTCATCCGCAGCCACTACGTGGGGCGCACGTTCATCGAGCCGCAGCAGTCCATCCGTCACTTCGGGGTGAAGCTGAAGCTGTCGGCGGTGCGGCAGGTGCTCAAGGGCAAGCGGGTGGTGGTGGTGGATGACTCCATCGTCCGGGGCACGACGAGCCGGAAGATCGTCAAGATGCTGAAGGCGGCCGGCGCGGTGGAGGTGCACCTGCGCATCTCGTCTCCGCCGACGAGCTGGCCCTGCTACTACGGCATCGACACGCCGAGCCGGCAGGAGCTCATCGCCTCCAGCCACACGACGGACGAGATCGCCCGCTACGTGACGGCGGACACGCTGGGCTACCTGTCGCTGGAGGGCCTTGGCAAGGCGCTGGGCGACCCGGAGCGCGGCACCTTCTGCACGGCGTGCTTCTCGGGGAAGTACCTGGCCGGCGAGCTGAGCCCGGAGGCGACGGCCCAGAGCGCCAGGGAGCAGCACACGTCCGAGGCGGCGGTCGCCGAGTCCGCGGTGGCCACGGGCCCGGTGGTGCCCACGCGGCCCTTGAGCGCCTAG
- the yhbY gene encoding ribosome assembly RNA-binding protein YhbY, with translation MPLTGKQRRALRALGHHKEPVVIVGQSGVTEGILGALNQALEDHELIKVKINEGPETRQEAAAKMAEGTGSELVQLLGRTALLFKKRKKDSEFDDL, from the coding sequence GTGCCGCTTACCGGGAAGCAACGCCGCGCCCTGCGCGCGCTGGGCCATCACAAGGAGCCCGTGGTCATCGTCGGACAGTCCGGCGTCACCGAGGGCATCCTGGGCGCCCTGAACCAGGCGCTCGAGGACCACGAGCTCATCAAGGTGAAGATCAACGAGGGCCCCGAGACGCGCCAGGAGGCCGCCGCGAAGATGGCGGAGGGCACCGGCTCGGAGCTGGTCCAGCTGCTAGGCCGCACGGCGCTGCTCTTCAAGAAGCGCAAGAAGGACTCGGAGTTCGACGACCTCTGA